The Bubalus bubalis isolate 160015118507 breed Murrah chromosome 18, NDDB_SH_1, whole genome shotgun sequence genome contains a region encoding:
- the CHST6 gene encoding carbohydrate sulfotransferase 6: MWLRRVSSTAVTALLLAQTGLLLFLISRPRLPPAASSEERVHVLVLSSWRSGSSFVGQLFSQHPDVFYLMEPAWHVWAALSQGSALALHMAVRDLVRSVFLCDMDVFDAYLPWRRNLSDLFQWAESRALCSPPACSAFPRGAISSEAVCKPLCARRPFSLAQEACRSYSHVVLKEVRFFNLQVLYPLLSDPALHLRIVHLVRDPRAVLRSREQTAKALARDNGIVLGTNGKWVEADPELRVVREVCRSHVRIAEAATRKPPPALRGRYRLVRFEDLARAPLPEIRELYAFAGLSLTPQLEAWIHNITHGAGPGARREAFKTTSRDALNVSQAWRHALPFAKIRRVQDLCAGALQLLGYRPVFSEDEQRDLSLDLVLPRGPSSFSWASSTAEHPGP, translated from the coding sequence ATGTGGCTGCGGCGCGTCTCCAGCACGGCGGTGACCGCGCTCCTGCTGGCGCAGACCGGCCTCCTGCTCTTCCTGATCTCCCGGCCCAGACTGCCGCCTGCGGCGAGCAGCGAGGAGCGGGTGCATGTGCTGGTGCTGTCCTCGTGGCGCTCGGGCTCGTCCTTCGTGGGCCAGCTCTTCAGCCAGCACCCCGACGTCTTCTACCTGATGGAGCCCGCGTGGCACGTGTGGGCCGCCCTGTCGCAGGGCAGCGCCTTGGCGCTGCACATGGCAGTGCGCGACTTGGTGCGCTCAGTCTTCCTGTGCGACATGGATGTGTTCGACGCCTACCTGCCGTGGAGGCGCAACCTGTCGGACCTCTTCCAGTGGGCGGAGAGCCGGGCTCTGTGCTCTCCGCCCGCCTGCAGCGCCTTCCCGCGCGGCGCCATCAGCAGCGAGGCGGTGTGCAAGCCGCTGTGCGCGCGGCGGCCCTTCAGCCTGGCGCAGGAGGCCTGCCGCTCCTACAGTCACGTGGTGCTCAAGGAGGTGCGTTTCTTCAACCTGCAGGTGCTCTACCCGCTGCTCAGCGACCCAGCGCTCCACCTGCGCATCGTGCACCTGGTGCGTGACCCGCGCGCTGTGCTGCGCTCGCGCGAGCAGACGGCCAAGGCCCTGGCGCGCGACAACGGCATCGTGCTGGGCACTAACGGCAAGTGGGTGGAGGCCGACCCGGAGCTGCGCGTGGTGCGCGAGGTGTGCCGCAGCCACGTGCGCATCGCCGAGGCGGCCACACGCAAGCCGCCGCCCGCCCTGCGCGGCCGCTACCGCCTGGTGCGCTTCGAGGATCTGGCGCGGGCGCCGCTGCCGGAGATCCGAGAGCTGTACGCCTTCGCGGGCCTGAGCCTCACGCCGCAGCTCGAGGCCTGGATCCACAACATCACGCACGGCGCCGGGCCCGGCGCGCGCCGTGAGGCCTTCAAGACCACGTCAAGGGACGCGCTCAACGTCTCACAGGCTTGGCGCCACGCCCTGCCCTTCGCCAAGATCCGCCGTGTGCAGGATCTGTGTGCCGGAGCACTACAGCTGCTGGGCTACCGGCCAGTGTTCTCCGAGGACGAGCAGCGCGACCTCAGCCTGGACCTGGTGCTGCCGCGCGGCCCGAGCAGCTTCAGCTGGGCCTCGTCCACTGCTGAGCACCCCGGGCCGTAG